A window from Chitinophaga filiformis encodes these proteins:
- a CDS encoding MauE/DoxX family redox-associated membrane protein: protein MKKHIITVIVILISMLFTYAAIFKAMDYPLFLSDMSKSPLLVKYDKNLLAPVVLGTEFLIVILLAFPGTRKAAFFLSFFVMAMFSLYLSTLYFFFTNIPCSCGGILGKMPYPVHIAFNICFTVISGAGVLLSNKS from the coding sequence ATGAAAAAACATATCATCACTGTTATTGTGATCCTCATCTCAATGTTGTTCACCTATGCGGCTATTTTCAAAGCCATGGATTACCCGCTTTTCCTGTCAGATATGAGTAAATCGCCCCTGCTCGTAAAATATGACAAGAACCTGCTGGCGCCTGTCGTATTAGGTACCGAGTTTTTGATAGTGATATTACTGGCTTTTCCTGGTACAAGAAAAGCAGCCTTCTTTTTATCCTTTTTTGTAATGGCAATGTTCAGTCTTTACCTGTCTACCCTGTATTTCTTTTTTACGAACATTCCCTGTTCCTGTGGAGGCATCCTGGGAAAAATGCCTTATCCTGTACATATCGCGTTTAATATCTGCTTTACAGTCATATCCGGAGCAGGTGTATTGCTAAGCAACAAGTCATAA
- a CDS encoding RagB/SusD family nutrient uptake outer membrane protein, which produces MKPIHKTLAALLTSVLLWGCSKDYLNRDNPTATTDEKWWRLESDLFNYLEVIYNNQMSPGALLTSSTYQANCRIHMSGITDESVFRANFGSWNSYPLGAVTATDGYLSDTYRQNYKDIRNASRILENYSRVYMENAVVKEQRAAEARALRARAHLNLFLFFGPIPIVRKSLDTDEGASVPRNTQEEVVDFIATELDSAAEILPASYPSSDAYRISKGACYAMEVQLFLSIKNYEKVIAYARKLIALGVYDLHYSGSSAVNSYAQLFTYDALENKERILFRRTGNSGAFFRLAPKSLSGQACNGPTAAMVNTYETLQGHTLQELGTDSLTWYWKNPLYNNNRDPRLAASVLFPGQTFVNRLLDPFTAGSVDQLGATQSTQTGFWVKKYLDAKDVSRNNAGTLNFMIIRYAEILLSYVEALVESGDWQHPDVLLYLNKIRNRAGMSNVNTDVYNTQEKMRELYRRERKVELAFEGTRLFDIRRWKIGEEVLKGPVMGAINPNTNKPVVVENRIFDPERDYLWPIPLVEINGNPAMKQNPKW; this is translated from the coding sequence ATGAAACCAATTCATAAAACATTGGCCGCTCTGCTGACATCAGTCCTCCTCTGGGGCTGTTCCAAAGACTACCTCAACAGGGACAATCCTACTGCTACTACTGATGAAAAATGGTGGCGACTGGAATCTGACCTCTTCAACTACCTGGAAGTGATCTATAATAACCAGATGTCGCCCGGCGCCCTGCTCACATCTTCTACCTACCAGGCAAACTGCCGTATTCATATGAGCGGGATTACAGACGAATCAGTATTTCGCGCCAATTTCGGTAGCTGGAACAGTTATCCGCTGGGAGCAGTGACGGCAACAGATGGCTACCTTTCAGATACTTATCGTCAGAATTATAAGGACATCCGTAATGCTTCCCGTATCCTGGAAAACTACTCCCGTGTCTACATGGAAAATGCTGTGGTAAAAGAGCAACGTGCAGCAGAGGCAAGAGCGCTGCGGGCAAGGGCACACCTTAACCTGTTCCTTTTCTTTGGCCCTATACCTATTGTGCGTAAAAGCCTGGACACCGACGAAGGTGCATCTGTGCCACGCAATACGCAGGAAGAAGTAGTGGATTTTATTGCTACCGAATTGGATTCCGCCGCAGAGATATTACCCGCATCCTATCCAAGCAGTGATGCCTACCGTATTTCAAAAGGCGCCTGTTATGCCATGGAGGTACAGTTATTCCTCAGCATAAAAAATTATGAAAAGGTGATAGCATATGCCAGGAAACTTATCGCCCTGGGAGTATATGACCTGCACTACAGCGGTTCTTCCGCTGTGAACAGTTATGCGCAACTGTTTACCTACGATGCACTGGAAAACAAGGAACGTATCCTCTTCCGCCGTACCGGTAACTCAGGCGCATTCTTCCGGCTGGCGCCCAAAAGCCTGTCGGGACAGGCTTGTAATGGTCCTACCGCTGCCATGGTAAACACTTACGAAACATTGCAGGGCCATACCTTACAAGAGCTGGGAACCGACAGCCTGACCTGGTACTGGAAAAATCCCCTTTATAACAATAACAGGGATCCCCGCCTGGCAGCCAGTGTTCTCTTCCCCGGACAAACGTTTGTAAACCGCCTGCTGGATCCCTTCACCGCCGGTTCTGTAGACCAGCTCGGGGCAACACAATCTACACAAACCGGCTTCTGGGTAAAGAAATACCTTGATGCCAAAGATGTGTCCCGCAACAATGCCGGTACATTGAATTTCATGATCATCCGCTACGCGGAAATATTACTGAGTTATGTAGAAGCGCTGGTAGAATCGGGCGACTGGCAACATCCGGACGTGCTGTTATATCTCAACAAGATCCGTAACAGGGCGGGCATGTCCAATGTAAATACCGATGTATATAATACACAGGAAAAAATGCGGGAGCTATACCGCCGTGAAAGAAAAGTTGAGCTGGCATTTGAAGGAACCCGCCTCTTCGATATACGCCGCTGGAAGATAGGAGAAGAAGTACTGAAAGGACCGGTAATGGGCGCTATTAATCCCAACACTAACAAACCGGTAGTTGTTGAAAACAGGATATTCGATCCGGAACGCGACTACCTCTGGCCTATTCCACTGGTAGAGATCAATGGCAACCCGGCAATGAAACAGAATCCTAAATGGTGA
- a CDS encoding TonB-dependent receptor gives MHLYHFIRAPRTAAPKASFRHHRQSIADKHGHEKRIRSSGMMRFAPILLLLALMNICVSGVSQNITITAKNEQLKPVLKKIAKQAGVYVVYEEKELVNIAPVSLQVKDVALKQALDLCFKDQPLTYSIIDKTVVIKKKDPARENLSSVSPKQQQQKLLRVLGRVLEAKDPPGPLVGATIKMKDANKGATTDKDGVFELSVPKGSTLVVSMIGYKPQEYIVNDEQPNLIVSLREDLKTLDQIVVTGFGTQKVKNIASSVSVVNMDNVKNKPVAQLSQALQGGGTGIVVSQSTGLVGSDQANIRIRGVGTLLNAAPLVLVDGVPFDMNNLDPNTVESITVLKDAASASMYGARAANGVIIITTKRGVAGVPNIEYNGYYGIQRPQYMPDFVDAATWMEMNNEAMRNSGGNPIYSDSTILMTRNGKDPVKYPNTNWPDLVLRRTIPIQQHSILVSGGNTAARFSLSINQTWQQGHVKNSDYSRTTVRANTTVDLMKNFFIYMDLFASRNVQNQPYATNRLTTDIYRRVYTVPPNIISKYPGKADNPDYTYYGVYGESWNPVAMLEKGGTLSKTRDEALLNIRPQWNILPGLSLKGQASYRVASGLDKADQESYIFFDYYTNRTAGVNYPTVKTATLTARENYLYFGGNLDYNHDFGKHNVNAIAGYTQELRTYDSWKDVALRSLFAKAFYTYDGRYLFEAGLRRDGSSLFGDGKKWGVFPSVAAGWNIDKENFFHVKFIDAWKLRASWGVLGNNNVDPYLYQTTIDAGNGTETVIGNRNLSWEKVKELNVGTDLHFKAGISVTAEWYDKLTTDMIITPQPNYTSATGIGSSNGGAPVNIGSVRNRGQEIKISYHTSLGRDFTFDAGIGYSKNKSKIMRLIGNGQPIISGNTILYEGGALKEYYGYATQGLLQQTDIDNTKVLKLSGQAAGDVHFLNANGDTIINNLDRVPLGNTEPTDVFFFNLGVNFKGLDFQTLFSGESGASLFYAGNLAIPLNIGGESGTPQKSQLDYWTPQHTNASRPRLTPTPGTNANFSDFWRVNGRYLRVRYIQLGYTLPAPLARKLRAKMLRVYFNAQNAFTFSKVKLFDPESAGDQNTVPLLKAYTFGLNLKF, from the coding sequence ATGCATCTGTATCACTTCATCAGAGCACCGCGTACAGCGGCGCCCAAGGCCTCGTTTCGCCATCATCGGCAATCGATTGCCGACAAACATGGCCATGAAAAACGAATAAGATCATCCGGGATGATGCGCTTCGCTCCCATCCTCCTGCTGCTGGCATTGATGAATATCTGTGTAAGCGGCGTTTCCCAGAACATCACTATTACTGCCAAAAATGAACAGTTAAAACCAGTGCTGAAAAAAATTGCCAAACAGGCGGGCGTGTATGTGGTATATGAAGAAAAAGAACTGGTCAATATTGCGCCTGTATCCCTACAGGTGAAAGATGTTGCGCTAAAACAAGCACTGGACCTATGCTTCAAAGACCAGCCACTGACCTATAGCATCATCGACAAAACAGTAGTGATAAAGAAAAAGGACCCCGCCAGAGAGAATTTGTCATCCGTGTCTCCTAAGCAACAGCAGCAAAAATTACTCAGGGTGTTGGGACGTGTCCTGGAAGCCAAAGATCCTCCCGGCCCCCTGGTAGGCGCAACCATTAAAATGAAAGACGCCAATAAAGGCGCCACGACAGATAAAGACGGGGTCTTCGAGCTATCTGTACCCAAAGGCAGTACACTGGTGGTATCTATGATCGGTTATAAACCACAGGAATACATTGTGAACGATGAGCAGCCCAACCTGATCGTCTCCCTGAGAGAAGACCTTAAAACCCTGGACCAGATCGTGGTAACGGGCTTCGGCACGCAGAAGGTGAAAAATATTGCCAGCTCTGTGAGTGTGGTCAATATGGATAATGTGAAAAACAAACCTGTTGCACAGCTCTCACAGGCGCTTCAGGGGGGCGGTACCGGCATCGTGGTGTCTCAATCCACCGGGCTGGTAGGTAGTGACCAGGCAAATATCCGGATCCGCGGCGTAGGCACACTCCTGAATGCAGCACCGCTGGTACTGGTGGATGGCGTACCCTTCGACATGAATAACCTGGACCCCAATACTGTTGAAAGCATCACAGTATTGAAAGATGCAGCTTCAGCCTCCATGTACGGGGCCAGGGCCGCTAATGGCGTGATTATCATTACCACCAAACGCGGTGTTGCCGGGGTGCCCAACATTGAATACAACGGTTATTATGGCATTCAACGCCCGCAGTATATGCCCGACTTTGTCGATGCGGCCACCTGGATGGAAATGAACAATGAAGCGATGAGGAATTCCGGCGGAAATCCTATCTACAGCGACTCTACCATACTCATGACACGCAATGGCAAGGATCCGGTCAAATACCCTAACACCAACTGGCCCGATCTGGTATTACGCAGGACCATTCCCATACAACAACATTCTATCCTCGTTTCCGGTGGTAATACTGCAGCAAGGTTCTCACTGTCCATCAACCAGACATGGCAGCAGGGACATGTGAAAAACTCCGACTACAGTCGTACTACTGTGCGCGCCAATACCACCGTAGACCTGATGAAGAACTTCTTCATCTATATGGACCTCTTTGCTTCACGTAATGTGCAGAACCAGCCCTATGCCACCAACAGGCTGACCACTGACATCTATCGCCGCGTATACACCGTACCACCAAATATCATTTCCAAATACCCCGGCAAAGCAGATAATCCCGACTATACATACTATGGGGTCTATGGCGAGAGCTGGAACCCTGTGGCAATGCTGGAAAAAGGCGGTACCCTGAGCAAAACAAGGGATGAGGCGTTGCTTAACATACGCCCCCAATGGAATATTCTGCCGGGGCTGAGCCTGAAAGGCCAGGCCAGTTACCGTGTAGCTTCGGGGCTCGACAAGGCAGACCAGGAATCTTACATCTTCTTCGATTACTATACTAATCGCACCGCTGGCGTAAACTATCCAACCGTAAAAACGGCTACACTTACAGCCCGGGAAAACTACCTGTATTTTGGAGGCAACCTGGACTACAACCATGATTTCGGAAAACATAACGTAAACGCTATTGCTGGTTATACGCAGGAACTACGCACTTATGATTCCTGGAAAGATGTGGCCCTCCGTTCCCTGTTTGCAAAGGCATTTTATACCTACGATGGTCGTTATCTGTTTGAAGCCGGCCTGCGCCGCGATGGTTCTTCCCTCTTTGGCGATGGCAAAAAATGGGGCGTATTCCCTTCCGTTGCTGCAGGCTGGAATATTGACAAGGAAAATTTCTTCCATGTCAAGTTCATCGACGCCTGGAAACTCAGAGCTTCCTGGGGAGTACTGGGCAATAATAATGTAGACCCCTACCTCTACCAAACAACCATCGACGCAGGTAATGGCACAGAAACCGTAATTGGTAACCGCAACCTGAGCTGGGAAAAGGTAAAGGAACTGAATGTTGGGACCGACCTGCATTTCAAAGCTGGTATCAGCGTTACTGCTGAGTGGTACGACAAACTGACCACTGACATGATCATTACGCCACAACCCAATTACACTTCGGCTACCGGTATCGGCTCCAGCAACGGAGGGGCTCCTGTTAACATAGGTAGCGTCAGGAACCGGGGACAGGAGATCAAGATATCCTATCACACATCATTAGGCAGGGACTTCACTTTCGACGCAGGTATAGGTTACAGCAAAAATAAAAGTAAAATCATGCGCCTGATCGGGAACGGTCAGCCCATCATCAGCGGCAATACCATTCTGTATGAAGGCGGCGCTTTAAAGGAGTATTACGGCTATGCCACGCAGGGATTACTACAGCAAACTGATATAGATAATACCAAGGTCCTTAAATTGAGCGGCCAGGCAGCAGGCGATGTACACTTTCTAAATGCCAATGGCGATACCATTATCAACAACCTCGACCGTGTACCATTAGGCAATACAGAACCAACAGACGTCTTCTTCTTCAATCTTGGTGTCAATTTTAAAGGCCTGGACTTCCAGACCTTGTTTTCGGGGGAATCCGGCGCTTCCTTATTCTACGCCGGCAACCTGGCCATACCATTGAACATCGGTGGAGAAAGCGGTACGCCACAAAAGTCACAGCTGGATTACTGGACGCCACAGCACACGAACGCCTCCCGTCCGCGGCTGACGCCTACACCAGGCACGAATGCAAACTTCTCTGATTTCTGGCGTGTAAACGGCAGATACCTGCGTGTCAGATATATACAGCTAGGCTATACACTTCCCGCTCCTTTGGCCCGAAAATTAAGAGCCAAAATGCTGCGGGTATACTTCAACGCACAAAATGCATTCACCTTCTCGAAAGTAAAATTGTTTGACCCGGAAAGTGCCGGCGATCAGAATACCGTGCCTTTATTGAAAGCATACACTTTCGGTCTTAACCTTAAATTCTAA